In Capsicum annuum cultivar UCD-10X-F1 unplaced genomic scaffold, UCD10Xv1.1 ctg3652, whole genome shotgun sequence, the DNA window ttcttcctgtctatttttttgtcttctctttcttctcctttttctttgtGACCTTTTCTCTATCGCTTTTTTTCCCTCCTTTTTCAACATCTGCTACTGCTTTttttttcagctttcttttcttcctcaacttcttcttcttcttcacatgcaacttcttcttctttttcacctGCAACttctttctcatcttcttcttctccatcaacTGTGCTATTTTCTCAGTTTCTATTTATTCTTCACCTGGAGCTTCTTTCTTACCCCCTTCTTCTGCATCTGTTATTGCTTCTTTTTTAGTTTATTCTCCTTTTTAGCTTCTTCTTATTTCTTGgcttcttcttctttgtcttcttcttcttcttcttcttcttcttcttcttcttcttagatgcttcttttctagttttttatttcctcttatcttcttctatttcttcttcttcatcatccttcttttcttcttctttttcctctcctACCACAATAGTaaccaactcatccattttgctccTTTTTCCTCCCTCTCCATTTCTCTCCGATCCACGAAGGCCCACATGcactgtatcatcatattataAAGTGTTATTAATATTTATACctgaaaattcattaactatttcaattattaaatgaagttacctcgctcatGTTGTTGCTCGTCATTTTTTTCTTCAGTCTTTTCTCTTTaatataggcagcaatatccaacaaGGCTTTCTCGAGCATAGCAACACACTTATGAAGATCTACATTGACGGAGGTGTCCACTATAACTTTTGAGGTGCTTGGAGAAGCATCATCACCAATGCATACTCTAacggggttaccacccaaatctcCGTTATCATCATTATCCCCATTTGAAGTATGGACAGTCACCCCTTGTAAATCTTTCTTTAAGCCATCGAGGACATTATTTTTTACCTCATCCGTATATGGATTAAACGTAACCATGTAATCCATCTTTGTCTTACGAATAATAGGATGATGTAGGGGTGCACGttctaaaaaaatcaattaacaattacataacattcaatACAACAGGAGTATTATtgcatagtaaaaaataagtcCATACCTCGATAAATTTTTCTTAATACTTGAATGGTTCGCCTTTGATTATATGTCACTTTTTGTAGTGTGTCATCTGAGGATGGAGGGAATGAGAAAGgactcatccattaattttccAGCAAATTTTTCAAGATGAAGAAAGGCCTCGTAGATTTAAATCTATAATCATACAGTAGTGAAAAAATTACTCAGAGTCTATGacaaagtataaataaaataagaatatatgaTAATCTGACTAAAAGGTtgatggtagataccatgaatgcccagggaaatTCGAATAGAGCACATGATGTCTTCtgtttctcatcaaatactttccTCTACTTCTTTAagtcacttttcttctttagataGTACATGTTCAATTGAAATGTCTCTTCTCCCCATGGATAactctcgaagaaactcaaagaatccaCCATTTGAATCAGTTTTATGTCG includes these proteins:
- the LOC107869681 gene encoding uncharacterized protein LOC107869681, which encodes MSPFSFPPSSDDTLQKVTYNQRRTIQVLRKIYRERAPLHHPIIRKTKMDYMVTFNPYTDEVKNNVLDGLKKDLQGVTVHTSNGDNDDNGDLGGNPVRVCIGDDASPSTSKVIVDTSVNVDLHKCVAMLEKALLDIAAYIKEKRLKKKMTSNNMSECMWAFVDRREMEREEKGAKWMSWLLLW